In Kitasatospora sp. NBC_00240, the following are encoded in one genomic region:
- a CDS encoding HAD family hydrolase yields MTTTPGRPKPRTRLIATDLDGTLLCAGGTVSARTSAALAAAEAAGIQVVFVTGRPPRWMQQVSPHVGGHGVAICSNGGAIVDVRRGELLETFPLTAENALEVITVLRAKLPGTAFAFEYPGGFAREPGYEVRMWGSDESHPVGPAEELLGPGGEVRDLFKLLAKHPDLDPDKLLSEARKAAGHLAEITRSSPIPLLEISAPGVTKASTLAHWCAGHGIDSSEVVAFGDMPNDLEMLAWAGRAYAVANAHPEVLAAVATHTVSNEQDGVATVLETLLGSTEGASA; encoded by the coding sequence GTGACCACCACCCCGGGCCGGCCGAAGCCCCGCACCCGCCTGATCGCCACCGACCTGGACGGCACCCTGCTCTGCGCCGGCGGCACCGTCTCCGCGCGCACCTCTGCCGCCCTGGCCGCCGCCGAGGCGGCCGGGATCCAGGTGGTCTTCGTCACCGGGCGCCCGCCGCGCTGGATGCAGCAGGTCAGCCCGCACGTCGGCGGCCACGGCGTGGCGATCTGCTCCAACGGCGGCGCGATCGTCGACGTCCGGCGCGGTGAGCTGCTGGAGACCTTCCCGCTGACCGCCGAGAACGCGCTCGAGGTGATCACGGTGCTGCGCGCCAAGCTGCCCGGCACCGCCTTCGCCTTCGAGTACCCGGGCGGCTTCGCCCGCGAGCCCGGCTACGAGGTGCGGATGTGGGGCTCCGACGAGAGCCACCCGGTCGGCCCGGCCGAGGAGCTGCTCGGCCCGGGCGGCGAGGTCCGCGACCTGTTCAAGCTGCTTGCCAAGCATCCCGACCTCGACCCGGACAAGCTGCTGAGCGAGGCCCGCAAGGCCGCCGGGCACCTCGCCGAGATCACCCGGTCCAGCCCGATCCCGCTGCTGGAGATCAGCGCGCCGGGCGTCACCAAGGCCAGCACGCTGGCCCACTGGTGCGCCGGGCACGGCATCGACAGCAGCGAGGTGGTGGCCTTCGGCGACATGCCGAACGACCTGGAGATGCTGGCCTGGGCCGGCCGCGCGTACGCCGTCGCCAACGCCCACCCCGAGGTGCTCGCCGCCGTCGCCACGCACACCGTGAGCAACGAGCAGGACGGCGTGGCGACGGTGCTGGAGACCCTGCTGGGCAGCACCGAGGGCGCGTCGGCCTGA
- a CDS encoding class E sortase, which produces MSAPTIDPASVTVPAPAGPGAAAPPVGLSKAPAPAPAAPAPAAGRSTGRRRFLQAAWAASLAAALLTGFVGYLFTLSHLQEGHSQSTSYKTFRDQLAKAVAPTGAAADGAPVALIDIPAIGLHQAVVVEGTTGRDLMRGPGHRRDTALPGQQGVSVLFGRGASFGAPFARLSELRVGDKVTATTGQGRFTYTVNVYGDADQPITDPARNRLVLVTGDSGWIPSGTVLIGARLDDEAQPNPGGRPVTIAYDKALAADKGALAALQLWTLGLLGAVLAATAAARWWRRSAACLSLAPVLGALLWSVYENAAALLPNLY; this is translated from the coding sequence GTGAGCGCACCCACGATCGACCCGGCGTCCGTCACCGTCCCGGCCCCCGCCGGGCCCGGGGCGGCGGCGCCGCCGGTGGGCCTGTCCAAGGCGCCCGCGCCGGCCCCGGCGGCCCCGGCCCCGGCGGCCGGCCGGTCCACCGGCCGGCGGCGGTTCCTGCAGGCGGCCTGGGCGGCGAGCCTGGCGGCCGCCCTGCTGACCGGCTTCGTCGGCTATCTCTTCACCCTCTCCCACCTGCAGGAAGGGCACTCCCAGTCGACCTCCTACAAGACCTTCCGGGACCAGCTCGCCAAGGCCGTCGCCCCGACCGGCGCCGCCGCCGACGGCGCGCCCGTGGCGCTGATCGACATCCCCGCCATCGGCCTGCACCAGGCCGTGGTGGTGGAGGGCACCACCGGCCGGGACCTGATGCGCGGTCCGGGCCACCGGCGGGACACCGCGCTGCCCGGTCAGCAGGGCGTGAGCGTGCTGTTCGGGCGCGGGGCGAGCTTCGGCGCGCCGTTCGCCCGGCTGTCCGAGCTGCGGGTCGGCGACAAGGTCACCGCCACCACCGGGCAGGGCAGGTTCACGTACACCGTGAACGTCTACGGGGACGCCGATCAGCCGATCACCGATCCGGCGCGGAACCGGCTGGTGCTGGTCACCGGCGACTCCGGCTGGATCCCGTCCGGGACGGTGCTGATCGGCGCCCGGCTCGACGACGAGGCCCAGCCGAACCCGGGCGGCCGGCCCGTCACCATCGCGTACGACAAGGCCCTCGCCGCCGACAAGGGCGCGCTCGCCGCCCTGCAGCTCTGGACGCTCGGACTGCTGGGCGCGGTGCTGGCCGCCACCGCCGCGGCCCGCTGGTGGCGCCGTTCGGCCGCCTGTCTGAGCCTCGCGCCGGTGCTCGGCGCGCTGCTCTGGAGCGTGTACGAGAACGCCGCCGCCCTGCTGCCCAATCTCTACTGA
- a CDS encoding phosphate ABC transporter ATP-binding protein — MTEAPNLTADLPTARPADPVPPGAAETTLTLPPVPAGAFADAPPEGLAGLETREVSAWFGSHKVLERVSLGMAAGEVTALIGPSGCGKSTYLRILNRMHEMVRGAALAGEVLLDGDDVYRPGRRPAEVRRRIGMVFQRPNPFPAMSIQDNVASGLKLAGIKVGKEERAHLVESSLRRAGLWDEVATRLHTPGGSLSGGQQQRLCIARSLAVSPDILLMDEPCSALDPTSTRRVEETIAELRGRLTIVIVTHNMQQAQRVSQSCAFFLATHDTPGRIVEAGPTEQLFGSPRDQRTADYVNGRFG; from the coding sequence ATGACCGAAGCCCCGAACCTGACCGCCGACCTGCCGACGGCCCGGCCCGCCGACCCGGTGCCGCCCGGCGCCGCCGAGACCACCCTGACGCTGCCGCCCGTCCCCGCCGGGGCCTTCGCCGACGCGCCCCCCGAGGGCCTGGCCGGCCTCGAAACCCGGGAGGTGTCGGCCTGGTTCGGCTCCCACAAGGTGCTGGAGCGGGTCTCGCTCGGCATGGCAGCCGGTGAGGTGACGGCGCTGATCGGCCCGTCCGGCTGCGGCAAGTCGACCTATCTGCGGATCCTCAACCGGATGCACGAGATGGTCCGCGGCGCGGCGCTGGCCGGCGAGGTGCTGCTGGACGGCGACGACGTCTACCGGCCGGGCCGCCGGCCGGCGGAGGTGCGGCGGCGGATCGGCATGGTGTTCCAGCGTCCCAATCCCTTCCCGGCGATGTCGATCCAGGACAACGTGGCGAGCGGGTTGAAGCTGGCCGGCATCAAGGTCGGCAAGGAGGAGCGCGCGCACCTGGTGGAGTCCAGCCTGCGCCGGGCCGGGCTCTGGGACGAGGTGGCCACCCGGCTGCACACGCCGGGCGGTTCGCTCTCCGGCGGCCAGCAGCAACGCCTGTGCATCGCCCGCTCGTTGGCGGTCTCGCCGGACATCCTGCTGATGGACGAGCCCTGTTCGGCGCTGGACCCGACCTCCACCCGCCGGGTCGAGGAGACCATCGCGGAGCTGCGCGGCCGGCTCACCATCGTGATCGTCACCCACAACATGCAGCAGGCGCAGCGGGTCTCGCAGTCCTGCGCGTTCTTCCTGGCCACCCACGACACCCCCGGCCGGATCGTCGAGGCGGGCCCGACCGAGCAGCTCTTCGGCAGCCCGCGCGACCAGCGCACCGCCGACTACGTCAACGGCCGCTTCGGGTAG
- a CDS encoding VOC family protein — translation MERVLGIGGYFLRAEDPAALGAWYRDCLGLDADEHGLWNPEAGPTVFATFESGTEYFGSRTQQTMLNFRVRDLDAMLAQLRAKGADVAEETQDMAGVGRFGWVTDPGGNRIELWQAA, via the coding sequence ATGGAACGTGTGCTTGGAATCGGCGGATACTTCCTGCGGGCCGAGGACCCGGCGGCCCTGGGCGCCTGGTACCGCGACTGCCTCGGCCTGGACGCGGACGAGCACGGCCTCTGGAACCCGGAGGCCGGGCCGACGGTGTTCGCGACCTTCGAGTCCGGGACGGAGTACTTCGGTTCCCGCACCCAGCAGACGATGCTCAACTTCCGGGTCCGCGACCTCGACGCGATGCTCGCGCAGCTGCGCGCCAAGGGGGCGGACGTGGCCGAGGAGACCCAGGACATGGCGGGCGTCGGCCGGTTCGGCTGGGTCACCGACCCGGGCGGCAACCGGATCGAGCTCTGGCAGGCAGCCTGA
- a CDS encoding GNAT family N-acetyltransferase, producing the protein MTSALRLVEITTENVEDACRLSVHPDQQQLVQPVAQSLALAYAFGEQAWPRLVMDGEEIVGFLMAFFDVPFDADPPGVTRDGLWRLNVAAGQQGRGVGRFAVEQVAAELRRRGRRTLTTSWHVADNGPEPFYRRLGFRLTGETVEGEIIGELDLGTPEVG; encoded by the coding sequence ATGACCTCAGCACTTCGCCTCGTCGAGATCACCACCGAGAACGTGGAGGACGCCTGCCGGCTGTCCGTCCACCCCGACCAGCAGCAGCTGGTGCAGCCGGTCGCGCAGTCGCTCGCGCTGGCCTACGCCTTCGGGGAGCAGGCCTGGCCCCGGCTGGTGATGGACGGGGAGGAGATCGTCGGGTTCCTGATGGCCTTCTTCGACGTGCCCTTCGACGCCGACCCGCCGGGGGTGACCAGGGACGGCCTGTGGCGGTTGAACGTGGCCGCCGGGCAACAGGGGCGGGGTGTGGGCCGGTTCGCCGTCGAGCAGGTGGCGGCGGAGCTGCGGCGGCGTGGGCGCCGCACGTTGACGACGTCCTGGCACGTGGCCGACAACGGGCCCGAGCCGTTCTACCGCCGACTCGGGTTCCGGCTGACCGGGGAGACCGTCGAGGGCGAGATCATCGGGGAGCTGGACCTGGGCACGCCCGAGGTGGGCTGA
- a CDS encoding GNAT family N-acetyltransferase yields MIVRVARSMDLAGFLGLAGQVEQWFGPMVDDPGFRRAVEDHIGRGAALVVDAPVDAPAGDRLLGGLLFGSEPPLHHVHWLVVSEEARGLGVGRALMAEALSRFAAGGGTVEVVTFGADHPGAVAGGARVFYESLGFTPGEPAPAGPEGGSRQVYRRAVG; encoded by the coding sequence ATGATCGTCAGAGTCGCCCGCAGCATGGACCTGGCCGGATTCCTGGGTCTGGCCGGGCAGGTGGAGCAGTGGTTCGGGCCGATGGTGGACGATCCCGGGTTCCGGCGGGCCGTCGAGGACCACATCGGGCGGGGTGCGGCACTGGTGGTGGACGCCCCGGTCGACGCCCCGGCGGGTGACCGGCTGCTGGGCGGGCTGCTGTTCGGGTCGGAGCCGCCGCTGCACCATGTGCACTGGCTGGTCGTCTCCGAGGAGGCGCGCGGGCTGGGGGTCGGGCGGGCGCTGATGGCGGAGGCCCTGAGCCGGTTCGCGGCCGGCGGCGGGACGGTCGAGGTGGTGACCTTCGGCGCCGATCACCCGGGCGCCGTGGCCGGCGGGGCCCGGGTGTTCTACGAGAGCCTCGGCTTCACGCCAGGGGAGCCGGCCCCGGCGGGGCCGGAGGGCGGCTCGCGGCAGGTCTACCGGCGAGCCGTCGGCTGA
- a CDS encoding LCP family protein produces MPAPRPGGRAEARKAAQGRGGRGTPTPGDDRGSAAAGRGRKPQRNRKKFVAWTAASAMVLLVAGGGALYLLFNGNIKSFDPDAISTDRPPEAQADANGNKPVNVLLLGSDSRSGSNSDLGGGDSEGARSDTTILLHVYADHKHAVGISIPRNALVTLPSCKLPSGKWTKEKTGALFNEAFALGGTTEGNPACAQNTVEKLTGIRVDHTIVVDFQGFSTMTKAVDGVDVCLPEAIYEGDINPNLGKKGKVVLPMGKQKVDGQLALDYVRLRHGIGDGSDIGRMKRQQAFMGSLISKVKKQGLSPTTLLPLANAATKSMTVDPGLDSVDKLLGFGLSMKNIDMHDLKFLTPRWQYHGENIDLVHPNVDNLWATLKADRTIDGQDATGQAEAPAAGPAAPAAPVSTGAAPSAAPDTNGTGIKVAVYNGTTANGMAGKASETLKAAKFTVTKATGAPSTNHATTLVEYGTGQKATAEKVAALFPGATLTPSSAAGISLVLGKDYADANGGGAAAGTPGTPAPPPTLAPADTADARSADDDICANTTYGTGG; encoded by the coding sequence GTGCCCGCCCCCAGACCGGGCGGCCGCGCGGAGGCCCGCAAGGCCGCGCAGGGGCGCGGCGGCCGAGGCACGCCTACGCCGGGTGACGACCGGGGCTCCGCCGCCGCCGGCCGTGGCCGCAAGCCGCAGCGGAACCGGAAGAAGTTCGTCGCCTGGACGGCCGCCAGCGCCATGGTGCTGCTGGTCGCCGGCGGCGGCGCGCTCTACCTGCTGTTCAACGGCAACATCAAGAGCTTCGACCCGGACGCCATCTCCACCGACCGCCCGCCCGAGGCGCAGGCCGACGCCAACGGCAACAAGCCCGTCAACGTCCTGCTGCTCGGCTCCGACAGTCGCAGCGGCAGCAACAGCGACCTCGGCGGCGGCGACTCCGAGGGCGCCCGCTCGGACACCACGATCCTGTTGCACGTCTACGCCGACCACAAGCACGCCGTGGGGATATCGATACCGCGCAACGCCCTGGTCACCCTGCCCTCCTGCAAGCTGCCCAGCGGCAAGTGGACCAAGGAGAAGACCGGCGCCCTGTTCAACGAGGCCTTCGCCCTGGGCGGCACCACCGAGGGCAACCCGGCCTGCGCCCAGAACACCGTCGAGAAGCTGACCGGCATCCGGGTCGACCACACCATCGTGGTCGACTTCCAGGGCTTCTCCACCATGACCAAGGCCGTCGACGGCGTCGACGTCTGCCTGCCCGAGGCCATCTACGAGGGGGACATCAACCCCAACCTCGGCAAGAAGGGCAAGGTCGTCCTGCCGATGGGCAAGCAGAAGGTCGACGGCCAGCTGGCGCTGGACTACGTCCGGCTGCGGCACGGCATCGGCGACGGCTCCGACATCGGCCGGATGAAACGCCAGCAGGCCTTCATGGGCTCGCTGATCTCCAAGGTGAAGAAGCAGGGCCTGAGCCCCACCACCCTGCTGCCGCTCGCCAACGCCGCCACCAAGTCGATGACCGTCGACCCCGGCCTCGACAGCGTGGACAAGCTGCTCGGCTTCGGCCTGTCGATGAAGAACATCGACATGCACGACCTGAAGTTCCTGACCCCCCGCTGGCAGTACCACGGCGAGAACATCGACCTGGTGCACCCGAACGTCGACAACCTCTGGGCCACCCTCAAGGCGGACCGCACCATCGACGGCCAGGACGCCACCGGCCAGGCCGAGGCGCCCGCCGCCGGCCCGGCGGCACCGGCCGCGCCGGTGAGTACCGGGGCCGCGCCGTCCGCCGCCCCCGACACCAACGGCACCGGCATCAAGGTCGCCGTCTACAACGGCACCACCGCCAACGGCATGGCCGGCAAGGCGAGCGAGACGCTCAAGGCGGCCAAGTTCACCGTCACCAAGGCGACCGGCGCCCCCTCCACCAACCACGCCACCACCCTGGTCGAGTACGGCACCGGCCAGAAGGCCACCGCCGAGAAGGTGGCCGCGCTCTTCCCCGGCGCCACCCTCACCCCGAGCAGCGCCGCCGGCATCAGCCTGGTGCTCGGCAAGGACTACGCGGACGCCAACGGCGGCGGTGCGGCCGCCGGAACCCCGGGCACCCCCGCCCCGCCGCCCACCCTGGCACCCGCCGACACCGCCGACGCCCGCTCCGCCGACGACGACATCTGCGCCAACACCACGTACGGGACGGGCGGCTGA
- a CDS encoding Scr1 family TA system antitoxin-like transcriptional regulator, with amino-acid sequence MNIRKLDPSSSPLAAFGTQLRRSRQAAGMTEAELGTCVGYTGSYVSYVERAERMPPVRFARDADAALETGGTLELMWWHLGNDALIEGFPEFADREAAAVELRLFEMGVIPGLLQTDSYMTALVQAAVKRGNIDQAQADERRAFRLARQRLLDRVPAPLVHAVLDESCLRRTVGGPAVMAQQLHHLECLARRPDVVLQVAPFDLGESVPFTMPVTLLTLTDRRVLGYTETLQRGYLEGAMDSVTEWATDYDRLQVTACSQAESLGMIRSRRKELLNMSHRIDLTGALWSKSSYSNGGGQCIEVAPGFTGLMPVRDSKDPEGPALVFSADAFAAFVAGVKAGEFGTV; translated from the coding sequence ATGAACATCAGGAAGCTCGACCCGTCGTCCTCCCCGCTGGCCGCCTTCGGTACCCAACTACGACGATCCCGGCAGGCCGCGGGGATGACGGAGGCCGAACTCGGCACCTGTGTCGGCTACACCGGCTCGTACGTGTCGTACGTCGAGCGGGCCGAGCGGATGCCGCCGGTGCGCTTCGCGAGGGACGCGGACGCGGCCCTGGAGACCGGCGGCACACTGGAACTGATGTGGTGGCACCTCGGAAACGACGCCCTCATCGAGGGGTTCCCGGAGTTCGCCGATCGTGAAGCCGCGGCTGTGGAACTACGTCTGTTCGAAATGGGCGTGATTCCCGGGCTTCTCCAAACGGACTCGTACATGACCGCCCTTGTCCAAGCGGCCGTAAAGCGCGGGAACATCGACCAAGCTCAGGCAGATGAGCGACGAGCCTTCCGCCTGGCCCGGCAGCGCCTGCTCGATCGGGTGCCGGCACCGCTGGTCCATGCGGTGCTGGACGAAAGCTGTCTACGCCGGACGGTCGGCGGGCCCGCCGTCATGGCCCAGCAGCTTCATCATCTTGAATGCCTGGCCAGGCGTCCCGACGTCGTGCTGCAGGTGGCACCGTTCGACCTGGGCGAAAGCGTCCCGTTCACCATGCCCGTAACTCTTCTGACACTGACCGATCGGAGAGTGCTCGGATACACAGAAACTCTGCAAAGAGGCTACCTGGAGGGCGCAATGGATAGCGTGACCGAATGGGCAACGGACTACGATCGGCTGCAGGTCACAGCCTGTTCGCAGGCCGAGTCCCTGGGCATGATCCGCTCTCGCCGGAAGGAACTTCTGAACATGAGCCACCGCATCGACCTCACTGGTGCTCTCTGGAGCAAGAGCTCGTACAGCAATGGCGGCGGCCAGTGCATCGAGGTAGCCCCAGGCTTCACCGGCCTCATGCCCGTCCGTGACTCCAAGGACCCAGAGGGTCCCGCACTCGTCTTCTCCGCCGATGCCTTCGCGGCCTTCGTCGCGGGCGTCAAGGCCGGGGAGTTCGGCACGGTCTGA
- a CDS encoding helix-turn-helix transcriptional regulator produces the protein MSTATALRDFLRSRRARLHPRDVGLPEGGRPRRVAGLRREEIAELADVSVDYYTRMEQGRVRNASPAVLDALARALRLDPEETRHLHRIARPPVTRAAARPGAARPQQVRPMLRTLLASLEGLPSLVMGRRMEVLAWNRAASALLGDFDAMAPAERNIARITFLNPGSRTLYADWERCARGNVAYLGMEAGRRPDDPELAALIGELAVRSQQFRTWWAEHPVQDKTSGTKRFHHPVVGRLELTYETLRAADDPSQALITYAAEPGSPSADALRLLLSWTAPERAPDPGAAPAARPC, from the coding sequence ATGAGCACTGCGACCGCCCTGCGGGACTTCCTCCGCTCCCGCCGCGCCCGGCTGCACCCCCGGGACGTCGGCCTGCCCGAGGGCGGACGGCCGCGCCGGGTGGCCGGCCTGCGCCGCGAGGAGATCGCCGAACTCGCCGACGTCAGCGTCGACTACTACACGCGGATGGAACAGGGCCGGGTCCGCAACGCCTCGCCGGCCGTCCTGGACGCGCTGGCCCGGGCCCTGCGGCTCGACCCGGAGGAGACCAGGCACCTGCACCGGATCGCCCGCCCGCCGGTGACCCGCGCGGCGGCCCGACCGGGTGCGGCGCGTCCGCAGCAGGTCCGGCCGATGCTGCGGACCCTGCTGGCCTCCCTGGAGGGGCTGCCGTCCCTCGTGATGGGCCGGCGGATGGAGGTGCTGGCCTGGAACCGCGCGGCGAGCGCCCTGCTCGGCGACTTCGACGCGATGGCGCCGGCCGAACGCAACATCGCCCGGATCACCTTCCTGAACCCCGGCTCCCGCACGCTCTACGCCGACTGGGAGCGCTGCGCCCGGGGCAACGTCGCCTACCTGGGCATGGAGGCCGGGCGCCGCCCCGACGACCCCGAACTGGCCGCCCTGATCGGCGAACTCGCCGTGAGGAGCCAGCAGTTCCGCACCTGGTGGGCCGAACATCCGGTGCAGGACAAGACCTCCGGGACGAAGCGCTTCCACCACCCCGTGGTCGGCAGACTGGAGCTGACCTACGAGACGCTGCGGGCCGCCGACGACCCGTCCCAGGCGCTGATCACGTACGCGGCCGAGCCCGGCAGCCCGTCCGCCGACGCCCTGCGGCTGCTGCTCTCCTGGACGGCGCCCGAGCGCGCCCCCGACCCCGGCGCGGCTCCGGCCGCCCGCCCGTGCTGA
- a CDS encoding cytochrome P450, whose protein sequence is MPTPATAATTAVPPAREAAPAGLGEHAGKHPGEPDLMDPELLADPFGGYGRLREQGPIVRGRRPDGSPVWLVTRHDDVRELLRDQRFVNCPTSVPGWAAESTEYAGVPERGPAEPGRPQLPGSLPDIDPPAHTRLRRPAARAFSARRLQALRPRVERIAEHLLDALPGCAVGGVVDLVEHYAYPLSIAVLGELVGLPEADRGLWRDWSAEQAAGRAGAATAALADRLGELAARRRAEPADDLVGALLRPDEATGGAGGGRITDEEVAGLVLALVTAGHAPTADLIGNGAVALLTHPGERARLDADPALWPRAVEELVRWCGPVHLTGLRWATEDLTFRDTRIRRGEAVQLVLVAANFDPRRHPHPERLDLTREPVGPGDQQLGFGHGIHSCLGAGLARQEAEVALAALLRRHPKLSLAVAPDQLERLPLPEGWRLRRLPVRLEPAGLEPASPEPAGPGAVG, encoded by the coding sequence ATGCCCACCCCCGCCACTGCCGCCACCACCGCCGTACCCCCCGCCAGGGAGGCGGCCCCGGCCGGGCTCGGTGAGCATGCGGGCAAGCATCCCGGCGAGCCGGACCTGATGGATCCGGAGCTGCTCGCGGACCCGTTCGGCGGGTACGGGCGGCTGCGCGAGCAGGGCCCGATCGTCCGGGGCCGCCGGCCGGACGGCTCGCCGGTCTGGCTGGTCACCCGGCACGACGACGTCCGGGAGCTGCTGCGCGACCAGCGGTTCGTCAACTGCCCGACCTCGGTGCCCGGTTGGGCGGCGGAGAGTACCGAGTACGCCGGGGTGCCGGAGCGGGGCCCGGCGGAGCCCGGCCGCCCGCAGCTGCCCGGATCGCTGCCGGACATCGACCCGCCGGCCCACACCAGGCTGCGCCGGCCGGCCGCGCGGGCCTTCTCCGCCCGCCGGCTGCAGGCCCTGCGCCCCCGGGTGGAGCGGATCGCCGAGCACCTGCTGGACGCCCTGCCCGGGTGCGCCGTCGGCGGCGTGGTCGACCTGGTCGAGCACTACGCGTACCCGCTGTCCATCGCCGTGCTCGGCGAGCTGGTGGGGCTGCCCGAGGCGGACCGCGGGCTGTGGCGCGACTGGAGCGCCGAGCAGGCCGCCGGACGCGCCGGCGCCGCCACCGCGGCCCTGGCCGACCGCCTCGGGGAGCTCGCCGCCCGGCGCAGGGCCGAGCCCGCCGACGACCTGGTCGGCGCCCTGCTGCGCCCCGACGAGGCCACGGGTGGGGCGGGCGGGGGGCGGATCACCGACGAGGAGGTGGCCGGCCTGGTGCTGGCGCTGGTCACGGCCGGTCACGCGCCCACCGCGGACCTGATCGGCAACGGCGCGGTGGCGCTGCTCACCCACCCCGGGGAGCGGGCCCGGCTCGACGCCGATCCGGCGCTGTGGCCGCGCGCCGTCGAGGAGCTGGTGCGCTGGTGCGGCCCGGTGCACCTGACCGGGCTGCGGTGGGCCACCGAGGACCTGACCTTCCGGGACACCCGGATCCGGCGCGGCGAGGCGGTGCAGCTCGTCCTGGTGGCTGCGAACTTCGACCCCCGCCGCCACCCCCACCCGGAGCGGCTCGACCTGACCCGCGAGCCGGTCGGCCCGGGCGATCAGCAGCTCGGCTTCGGCCACGGCATCCACTCCTGCCTGGGCGCCGGGCTGGCGCGGCAGGAGGCGGAGGTGGCGCTGGCCGCGCTGCTGCGGCGCCACCCGAAGCTGTCCCTCGCGGTGGCGCCCGATCAGCTGGAGCGCCTCCCGCTGCCCGAGGGCTGGCGGCTGCGGCGGCTCCCGGTGCGTCTGGAGCCGGCGGGCCTGGAGCCGGCGAGCCCGGAGCCGGCGGGCCCGGGGGCGGTGGGCTGA